CATGGTGGGCATCTTCAGATCGGTGAACACAAAATCGTAATGGTGCGTCTGCAGGAGGCCGAGTGCCTCCTGGCCGGTCTGTACCGTGTCCACGGAGTACCCGTCCAGCACCAGGATCTTGCGGAAACTGTCCAGGATCACCTGCTCATCATCGACGCAGAGGATGCGGGCCTTGGCATGGTCGACCTCGGCGCGACGGAGGGAGGCGGCTTCCCGGGTGAAGTCCAGGTTCAGACTTTCCGCAAGCGCCGATTCGCGCTCCTTCTGGAGCTTCTTTTCCTGCAGGCGGCGGGAGAAGAGCCGGATCAGGACGTCCGCGATGACGAACAGGATGACTGCTATGACGAACGGGAACATGGAGGGGTCTCCTTGAATGATCAGAACAGGGTGCCGGCGCTGAACGGCGTCAGCTGGGGCATTTCGTAATCAACATCTGATGGAATACACCGGTACAGCCATCCGGCAAAATACGGGTCTTTCTCGATCGCATCCGGGGTCGCTGCCGGATTCACTTCGACGATCCTACCGCTGACCGGCGCGAGCACGGAATGCGACAATCCGTCCGGTGTTCGCACCTGCGCGCACGTTGTTCCCTGTGCGATCTCCGCATTCACCGGTTGGAGGTCGAGTGCATCGATGCGCTCCAGGATGCGGAGGAACAGATGTGTCAGCCCGATGAGCGCCGTGCCGCCGTCCTCGAGCACCACCCAGCTCGCATAGCCGAGGCGCTGGTACTTGGGCGGGCAGGGGACGATCAGCAATGCCGGGTCCGCGGGTCCCTGTCCGACGGCATGGAGTGCTTCCGCGATCGTGCGATATCGTACCGCACGGCCGACCGCCGAGAGCAGTTCATCGCTCGTGAACGGTTTCGGCACGAAGTCGATCGCACCTTCGCGCAACGAGCGTACGGCATTCTCCACCGTGGAGTATCCCGTTGCCATGATCACCGGCATCCCGGGCGCGCGTTTGCGCGCGATCTCCAGCAACTGGAAGCCGTCCATCTGCGGCATCATGATGTCGCAGAGCATCAGTCCGTAGGTTCCCGACTCCAGCATATGCGCCGCGACGGAGGCCTCCGGGGCCTGCGCCACGCGATACCCTTCCAGCGAGCAGATCTTGGAGACCGCATCCAGGATCACGCGTTCATCATCGACCACCAGTATGTCGGCCGTGTGCGCCATGCTCTCAGCGGGGCTGCTCGAAGGGGAGACGGATGCGGAACGTGGTCCCCTTGTTCAGCTCACTCTCGACCTTGATCGTGCCGTTATGATTGTCGATGATCCCCCAGATGACCGACAGTCCGAGTCCGGTCCCTTTTGTCCCTTCGTCGAGAAGAACGGCTCGAAGATCCGTGGGAGCGCGTCTGCCGGGATGCCGCACCCGGTATCACCGACGGTGATCTCGGCGTAATCGCGGAGCCCTCCCGTGTCCATGGCGTCCCACCGCTGCCAGTCACACCCCTGACGCGTACAGGCTTCCCATTTTCCGAGAGCAGGGACCTCCATCCAATATGCCGGTCCGCCGCAGAGCGGACAGGTCACGTCCGGCTCGATGAGACTCGCCGCACACTCCGGGCATTGCACCTGCCGGAGCTGTCCGGCCGCGATGGGCCAGCTGGTCTGGTCGCGGTGACGCCCGTACAACGGGTCGATGTACAGGAATCCCTCTTCTCCCGTTGCCCGGATCTTCACCCTGGCGGCGGGGAGCCCTTCGATCTTCACCGAACCGTCGATGAGGCTGTGGCGCTTCGGGCAGGTGGCCTTTTTGAGCTGTGCCATGCCGACGGGGGAGAGTTTCTGCACCGAGGTGCCGATGGTGATGGTGCCGCCGGTGCCGCTCATGGCATCGATGCCGTTGACGATCAGGTTGATGAAGACCTGCTGGATCTGGTTCGCGTCCAGCGTCAGCCTCGGCATGACGGGGTCCAGGTTCTTCACCAGGGTCACGTGCCCGAGCGTGATCTGGTTATGGACCACCGAGATCGCGCGGTCGATGATCTCGTTCAGGTCCGCTTCGTTCTTCTTCGGGATCGACTGACAGGCGAAATCCAGCAGGCTCTTCACGATGTCGCGCGAACGGAGTGTCTCGCGCACGATCACCTTCAGGTCTTCCTGGATCTCCGGCTGGTTCTGCGTGCGCTTCAGGAGGAAGCTGCTGTAGGTCAGGACGCCCGTGAGCGGGTTGTTGATCTCGTGGGCGACCCCTGCGGCGAGCCTGCCGAGAGAGGCCAGCTTGTCCGACTGGAACAACTGCATCCGCGCTTCCGGAGAGCTTGTCGGTCATCTTGTTGAAGGAGAGCGCGAGCTTGCCGATCTCGTCGTTCCTCCGGATGTCGATCCGGTATCCGAGGTTGCCGTCGGCCACCTGTTGCGTGGCTTTCAGGAGCGACTTGACGGGGGTGTCGACCCAGCGTTCCACGAAGTATCCGATGATCACGCTGATCGCCAGGAAGGCGATCACGGCGAAGATCAGCATCTCCATGCGGCTCTTCTGGATCGTTCGGTCCACTTCGGCCAGCGGCAGCGTGACGTCCAGGACCCCGAGCACGGTCTGCTGTTCGGGATGCACATGGCAATCCGCTGACCAGCACGCTTTCTCGTTGAAGATCGGGTTGATGATCCCGAGCATACGGGAGGAATCGGGGTGCATCTGGAAGACCCGCGTCCGGTCCGAGATGGGAAGGCGTTCGAGCGGCTGGTCCGCCTGATGGCAGGCGTAACAGCTCTCGGCCTTCTTGTTCACGGTGGTACCGATCTCATCCTCCTGCGACGAGTAGATGATCTCGCCGGTCTTGTTCAGGACACGGACCTTGCTGATCGATGGCTGGCGGCCGACCTCATTGATGACCTGATGGATCCGGTCGCGCTGGTTCACGAGCATATCCTGTCTCGTGCTGTACTTGACCGTTTCGCTCAGCTGGTTCGCATGCCGCTCCACTTCCGCCTGCAGGCTCGCGTCGAGGGACTGGATGTTGAAGTAGGCGAACACGCCGATGATGAGGATGGCGGTGAGTCCCGCCACCAGGATCAGTTTCAGGCCTATGTCCTGAAGGAATGCCATGTCACTTCACCGCGGCTTTCACCGTGGTGCCCGGTTTCTGTGCGGGGTACGCTTTGTCGTCGTGGCATCCCGCGCACGACGGCGGGTTTGCGAAGTTCCCCTCGAGATGGCAGGATTCGCAGTCGAGCTCCCGGTGCGTCCCGTCGAGTTTCAGAGTGGTGATCTCATGCTTGAACGAGCCCGGCAACCAGCCCTTGTGGCACGATGCGCATTTCGTATCGACCTTGGTGAAGCGCTTGGACTGGCCGTGGCACTTCTGGCAGGAGAGGGCGCGGTGGAACCGGTTGAGGGCCCAGCCGGCGCTCTTTGCGTGATCGAACGCTTCTTTCGGCTGGTCCACGTGGCACTCTTCGCACTTGTCCTGTCCGTGGCACGAGAAGCACGGCGCATGCATCGCTTCCATGGTGCGCTGCGTCTTCACTTTGCGTGAGGTGTCAGCCTGCGCACCGCCCTTCGTTCGATCATGGCAGCGGACGCAGCTCTCGCTCTTGTGGCAGTCCGAACATTCCAGGCTGAAGCGTTCGGCATGGTCGTTATGGAAGAAGGTCACGAACGACCCGCGCTGGCTGCGGGTCTCATACACCACACGCTTGGGGAGCGGGAGCTCGGGATGCGATTTCCCTTTGAGCCGCGCGGCCTGCAGCGACTCTTCCGTGCTTTGTCGTGCGTCGCGCTTCAGGTGGCAGCTCTGACAATCCGTGGCCTTGCTCCACTGACGGTGGCAGTCCATGCACTGACGGTGATACGCTCCCTTCAGGTCCGGCATGCTGATGTCTGTCCGTGCCCGGTTGGCCGGATGGCACTCCCGGCACGAGAGGATCGTCATCGAGGTGCTGTTGTAATGATGGCATCCATAGCAGCCGCCGGACATCGTGGACATCTCGGCGTGGAGCTTGTGGGAGAAGACGACCGGACCGTATTCTTTGGAGACCTTGCTCATCACGAGCACCTCGGGTCCCGACTGGTCCGGATGGAACCCCGGAAGGATGCGGGAACGCGGGCAGGGGAGCAGGGCCGGATTCGTTTTTGTGGGGGCCGAGCCGCCGTGACACGTCTGGCAGGAGATGTCCGCCTTCCTGGGCGGCGCGTGTTTGTCCCATTTTGAGCCCTGCCCGGACGCGGGCGCGGTGCACAGGAACGCGATGATGGTCACCAACGACAGGACACGTGTTCTCATTTCTTGCCTCTGATCGCATACTTGGTCTGGGGTGTCACAGGCCCTTCCGGGACGCTGATCACCGGGAAGATCATGACGTAGATGCGGTAGATCAGGACCAGCAGAGCGATGAAGCCCACCGTCACGGAGATCTCACCGATCGACGGGAAGTACGAGCCGAACTGGTAGGGAGGCGTGTAGGCCACGACAAAATTGTTGATGCGGTTCAGCGCCACGCCGAGGATCACCAGGGCGGAAGCGATGAACAGCAGGATGGGCGACTTGAGGACAGCACGCGAAAGGAACATGCGCAGGGGGATCACGATGCCCAGCACGACCTCCAGCGTCCACATCACGCTCTCGACGCTGAACGCCTGGAGATACACGAACGTCTCGCGGATGAACATATCGCCCAGCTTGAAGGCCAGATAGACGCCGAGGATCGGTGCCACGAGTCCGCCGAGGCGCGAGAGCACATCGATCTCGACCTTCTGTTTGAATGACCGCGAAGCGATCATGGATTCGAAGATCACCATCGGGAACCCGACGGAAATGGCCGACAGGAGGAACAGCAGCGGCAGCACCGGGGTCTGCCAGAGCGGATGCATCTTCGATCCGGCGATGACCATCAGGGTGCCGAGCGAGGACTGGTGGAGTGTGGAGAGCACAACGCCGGCGATGATGAAGACGAACATCGAACGCTCGAGCGTGCGGTCCAGAAGCCGGAGCAGCCGGTCCAGCGGTGCATTGAGCATGCTCAGAAATCCGGGGAGCGCCACACGGCCGATGAACCGCTCGGTGACCATCGGCAGGAACTCGATGTACAGGACGGACATATAGATCATGACGCAGATACCGACCTCGAACAATGCGGAGGAGCCGTTCCACATGATCAGGGGGTGCCAGATGAAGTACCAGCGGCCGATATCGATGAAGACCGCGGTGGCGACGAACGTGTAGCCGAGCATGGCGGTCAGCAGGGCGGGGCGGAGGATCACGTGGTATTCCTCGCGGTGCATCACGTGGCCGAGTGCCGCTGTGGTGAAGCCGCCGGCGGCGAGCGCAACGCCCGCGGCGACATCCACGGCGATCCACAGGCCCCAGGGGTACTGATTGTTCAGGTTGGTCACCGCCCCGATGCCGAAGAAGAACCGGCCGGCCAGGAACACCAGGCCGTTCAGTGCGATGATCGTGAGAATGATGACGCCCGGAGTGAAGAACTTCCCCTTCATGGGCGTAGGTTTCAAATGAGCATGCATGGGAACGATCTCCTAGAGGCCTTCTTCTTTCCGGGTTTTTGTCATCCACATGATCGCGCCGAGGATAGCATAGAGCGCGACCGGAGGCATGAAGTATGCGAAGATCCCGTGCTGGATCGCCTCCGAAACACCCGGGGCCGTGCTGGGGCTGAGTTTCGGGAACCCCAGGTCCTTGAAGTCGCGGCCCGCCAGATACATCCAGGATGTCCCACCAACTTCGTGTTCGCCGTAGATGTGGTCCACATAGCGGTCACCGTACGTCTTGATGCGCTGTTTCGCGATGCGGATGACCTCGTCGCGGGGGCCGTAGGTCAGAGCTTCCACAGGACAGATGCTCACGCATGCAGGCAGCTCGCCCTTCGTGGTCCGCTCGATGCAGAAGTCGCACTTGCGGATCTCCGGATCGAGGGCCTTGTGATATTCGAATGCCGGGATCTGGAACGGGCATGCGGCCATGCAATACCTGCAGCCGATGCACTTGTCCGTGTCCCATACCACCGAACCATTCTCGTTCTTCGAGAATGCGCCTACGATGCATGCGGAGAGGCAGGCGGGGTGGTCACAGTGCATGCACTGCACCTTCACATCGTACGGCAGGTCGGGGTTCTTCGGGTTGTCATATTCATTCACCACACAGAGAGCCGTGTCATCCGGGCGGCGCATCTGCCCGAGCACCGACCGGTCGCCATAGGAGCTCAGCGGCTCCGTCGGGAGCCCGTGCGCGGTCTTGCAGGCATGTTCACAATTCCTGCATCCCACGCAGACGGTCGTGTCAACCAACACGCCCATGCGGTCAGGGGAGAGTATGTTCTTCGGCGCGGCGGCAGCCGTTGAAGTTCCCATACCCACGGCCGCTGTGCCGACAACGGCTGCAGTTTTCAGGAACGATCGGCGATCTTGTGCTTTCATGGGGTTTCCTTGGGGGGATTTGTATCTCATCTCTGCCTGTGTCTCAATAATTGCGCCACTCTCTGGTGTTGAATTTTGTCGCATAAAGGGCACCAGAGAAGCCTCAATTCCTCGATTTTTTCCTAAATTAGGGAAAACCACAGTTTCGATTCCCACTTGTGGGAATCCCGATGGCTGTTCGGGGCTGATTTAGCGGATTCTCGTGGCATGATTTGTGAAATTCTGCTGATAACCCCAATCCGGCCCATGATCCTCGGCGCCCGTCATATTACCCGGACCCTGGCCTTCCGACTCTTCATTCTTATAGGAGGGATCCAGATGGTCGTCATGGTGGCTCTTGCCCTGGCCACGATCTCGATCCACAGCTCGCATCTGCGCGACAACGTGCAGATGAGCGCGGTGCGGATCAGCGACCTGATGGTGCGCTCGACGAAACACAGCATGCTGAAGAATGACAAGGGAGAGATGCAGGAGATCCTCCGGGCGATCGGGGACGAGCCCGGCATCCATGGCTTGCGGATCATGAACAAGGATGGGCGTGTGGTCTTTGCCGCCGATACCGCCGAGTTGCGCTCGCATGTGACCATAGAGGACAAGGCCTGCAGAACCTGTCACGACGGCGGTGCGGTGCGGCCCGGCCCCTACGATCAGCGGGAAGAATACGAGATCGTGACCCGGCCCGACGGCGAACGCATTCTGACCCTCGTCACCCCGATCATGAATGAGGCGTCGTGTTGGACCGCCGCGTGTCACGCGCATGACGCAGCGACCAGCGTGCTCGGGATCCTGGACGTGCGGATGTCGATGGAGACCATGGATGCGAGCCTGGCGGAGAGCCGCAATCAGTTCATCGCGCTCTCGGTGGCCGCAGTGCTTGTGATCGCCTCCGTGTCCGGCGCTTTCCTGTGGTGGTTCGTACGCCGGCCGGTGCGCATCCTCATCGACGGCATGGAGACCGTGACCGCCGGAAACCTCGACAAGCGGCTCCCCGTCCACAGCGCCGACGAACTCGGACAGTTGGCAGGGGCATTCAATGCCATGACCGAAGAGCTCGCGCGTGCACGGCAGGAGATCACCGAGTGGTCAGGGACCCTTGAGGCGAAGGTCCGCGAGAAGACGGCCGACCTCGAGCGGATCCACCGCAGCATGCTCAGCGTGGAGAAGATGGCATCCCTCGGGAATCTGGCTGCGAGCGTGGCGCATGAGATCAACAATCCGCTCGAAGGCATCCTCACGTTCGCCAAGCTCTCCATCAAGCGCCTCCAACGGCTCGCCCTGCCGAGGGAGCAGGCAGAGGGATTGATCGGCGATCTGCAGCTGGTGGCAGACGAGGCCCAGCGGTGTGGTTCGATCGTCAAGAACATGCTCGTCTTCGCCCGGCCCCAGCGTGCAACCCTGGAGCCCGTGGCCCTCGGCACCATCCTCGAGCGCTGCCGCATGCTCGTCCAGCACTATGCGGAGATGCACAACGTCGAGATCTCGGTCGCATCCTCTCCCGACGATGCCCTGGTGTACGATCCCGGACAGATCCAGCAGGTCCTCATGGTGCTGATGATCAATGGCATCGAAGCGATCGCGCTTGCGTCGCCGCGGCCTGCCGCCGCCCTCATCAATGTGGATGCGCGGCCCGATCCTGACGGCGACATGATGCGGATCCGCGTGGCGGATACCGGTATCGGCATGTCCGATGAGGTCCGGGGCAGGATCTTTGAACCGTTCTTTACCACGAAGGCCGACGGACGCGGCGTCGGCCTCGGACTCGCGATCGCGTACGGCATCATCGGCCGCCATCACGGGTCCATTGAGGTGGATACGGCACCCGGTGCCGGCAGCACGTTCACCGTGCTGCTGCCCCGGCGTCAGTCCGCAACTGTTGCAATTGACCTCTCTGCTGTCTCCTAAAGGGCATTCGCTATGAAGAAAAGTGATCTCGGCATTCTCGTTGTTGATGACGAATTGATCGTCAGGGAGTCCCTCACAAAATGGTTCCGGGAGGATGGCTTCCGCGTCGGCGCGGCTCCGGACGGCGCCACCGCGCTCAAGATGCTGCAGGCCGAGCACTGGAATCTGGTCCTGGTGGACATCCGCATGCCGGGTATGGACGGTATGGAGTTGCTGCAGCGCATCAAGAAGATGGACCGGCAGGTCGTGGTGATCGTCGTGACGGCCTTCGCGACGGTGGAGACCGCGGTCCGGGCGCTGAAGGAAGGTGCGTACGACTACATCACCAAGCCCATCGATCCGGACTATCTGAATCATATCGTCGTGAACGCTCTCGAGCAGCAATTGCTGAATCTGGAGAATCAGCGCCTGCGCGATTCCGTGAGCGAACTGACCTCCGGCGTTGAACTGATCGGCGAATCACCCGAGATGCATAAGGTGATGGAACTGGTGCAGACCGTGGGCCAGACGAGCACGATCGTCCTCGTCAAAGGCGAGGTCGGCACCGGGAAGGAACTGGTCGCGCGCGCGATCCATCAGGCAGGCAGCCGCCGCTACATGCCGTTCGTCACCGTCAATTGCGGGGCGGTTGCCGATGCGATGCTGGCCGATGAATTGTTCGGTCACGAGAAGGACGCCTTCCCTGGCGCACTGCAGACGCGGAAGGGGAAAATGGAGATGGCGGAGGGGGGCACACTCTTCCTCGATGAGATCGGGAATCTCGACCTGAAGCTGCAGGGGGAGTTGCTTTCCGCGATGGAAGCGGAGCAGATCACGCGGTTGGGGGGTGCCGATCCGGTACGCACGGGCTATCGGCTCATTTGTGCATCGGGCATGGACCTCGAGCAAGCGGTGAAGGACGGAAGGTTCCGTCAGGACCTGTACTACCGCCTGACCGTCTTCGAGATCGCCCTGCCGCCGCTGCGCGCCCGCAGGGGAGACATCGCGAAACTCGCACACTTCTTCCTCGTGAAGTATGCCCGTGCCATGAATCGGAAGATGCACGGATTCTCGCCGGATGCCATGCTCGCCCTCAAGGCCTACGATTGGCCCGGCAACGTGCGTGAACTGGAGAACGTGATCGAACGGGCGATGGTCATCTCTCCCGGGAACATGATCAACCGCGACCATCTTATCCTGCATACCGATCTTCCTTCGCCCAGTGAAGGGAAGCGGCTTGAAGACGTTGAGAAACGGCATATCGACCAGATCCTGAGGGAAACGGGTTGGAATGTCAGCCGCAGCGCAACCATCCTCGACATCGACCGGGTCACGCTCTATCATAAGATCGAGAGATACAATCTCAAGCGGGAGGCCTGACCCCTCTTCCGGCCTGCCACACTCCTCGCCCCGGGGCTTCGTTGACTTTCTGAGCCTCTTTGCGTACTTTGTAAAACTTTCACACGCTTTCCGTTCTTTGCGAGGAGTCCATGCCACACACCCAGTACGATATCGTGATCGTGGGCGGGGGTCCCGGGGGCTACACTGCTGCGATCCGCGCATCCCAGCTCGGGATGAAAGCGGCCCTTGTGGAGCGGGACCGCCTCGGTGGGGTGTGCCTGAACTGGGGCTGTATCCCCACCAAAGCCCTGCTCCGCAATGCGGAGATCTACTCGACCCTTCTTCATGCCGACGAGTGGGGGATCTCCGCAAAGGACGTCTCGTTCGATTTTCCCCGCATCATCAAGCGCAGCCGCGGCGTCGCCGAACGCATCTCCAAGGGTGTAGAATACCTGATGAAGAAGAACGCCATCACGGTACACACCGGGACGGCGTGCCTCACTGCCGCCGACACCCTTGAGATCAAAGCTGAAGGCAAACCGACAGCCACCATTTCGGCACCGCACATCGTTCTTGCCACGGGCGCGCGTTCGCGTTCCATTCCGAATGTGACGATCGACCGGAAACGCATCATCACCAGTTCCGAAGCGATGACGTTGCCTGCGCGGCCGGACTCGATGGTCATCATCGGCGCCGGGGCGATCGGGATCGAGTTCGCTACATTCTATTCTGCGCTCGGCACAAAGGTGACGGTCGTGGAAATGATGCCCTCGATCCTGCCGATCGAGGATGCGGAGCTAACGAAACTCCTCGCCACCAGCCTCACCCGCCGGGGTGTGGAACTTCTTACGGGCGCGCGTGTTGAAGGAGCACAGGCCGGGAACACGGGCGTGAGCGTCACGGTGCAGCAGGGGGGCGAACAGCGGACGCTCACCGCGGACGTCGCCCTGGTCGCCATCGGGGTCCAGGGGAATGTGGAGCATCTCGGATTGGAGGGCCTCGGCGTGCGTGTGGAGCGCGGGCACATCGCCGTGGACAAGCGCTACCGGACCAGCACGCCGGGCATCTATGCCATCGGCGATGTGATCGGACCGCCATGGCTCGCGCACGTTGCGAGTGCCGAAGGGATCTGCTGCGTCGAAGCGATCGCGGGGAAGGATCCGCAGCCGTTGGATTATGCGTGTGTCCCCGGATGCACGTACTGCACACCGCAGCTGGCCAGCGTCGGACTCACGGAAGAATCCGCAAAGGCGGAGGGATACGACGTGAAGGTCGGCCGCTTCCCGTACCGTCCCCTCGGCAAGGCCATGGCGATCGGCGAGACCGAGGGGATGGTGAAGCTGATCTTCGATGCGAAATACGGTGAGATCCTCGGCGCACACATTCTCGGAGCTGATGCCACAGAACTCATCGCCGAGCTTGTCCTCGCAAAAAGAATGGAACTTACCGCGCCTGACCTGTTCCATACGATCCATGCGCATCCCACGTTGAGTGAAGCGGTCATGGAAGCGGCAGCAGCGGCCTATGGCGAAGCCATCAGTATCTGACCTGCAGGTCGTGCATGCCGGCCGCACACGGTACCGCGCATGCTGGCAACTGCAACAGGAGTATTTCGACCGGCGCATCGCAGGGCGGGTGCCGGACACGCTGATCCTCACCGAGCACGAGCACGTCTACACGATGGGGCGGAATGCACATGTGGACCATCTGCTGGCCGGTGCGGTCGACCTTGAGGCCCGCGGTGTGGATGTCGTCGAGGTGGACCGCGGGGGCGACATCACGTACCATGGCCCGGGTCAGCTCGTTGCGTATCCGATCCTTGACCTCGAACAGCACGGCAAGGATGTCGCACAGTACCTGCGGTCGCTCGAAGAGGTTGTGATACGGGTGCTGGCCCGGTTGGAGATCGTCGCCGTCCGTCTCCCCGGCTACACCGGGGTCTGGGTTGCCGGCGAAAAGGTGTGTGCGATCGGCATCAAGGCAAGCCGGTGGGTCACGATGCACGGCCTGGCGCTGAACGTGGCGACGGACCTTTCGTATTTCGGGGGGATCATTCCGTGCGGCATCTTCGAGCGCGGGGTGACGTCGCTGCGCGAGATCACGGGCGAGGTGCTGCCCATGGCGTTGATCGAAGACCTCTTCGTTGCGGAGTTCTGTACGGTCTTCGGTGCGGCCACGCAGCAGGTTCGCGAATCAATGGAAGGACGATAGGGTGACGCATTCTCCGGAACAGTTGCGCCGTGCCTACACCAATGCCGTGGCCGCGCGCATGATGGATGCGAAGATCCTCATCCTGCTCAAGCAGGGGAAGATCTTCTTCCATATCGGCGGGTCGGGACACGAAGGCGTCCAGGTCGGCATGGCGCTGGCGATGCAGCCCGGCAAGGACTGGACGTATCCGTACTATCGCGATATGGGATTTGCGCTGCAATACGGCACCACGGTGGAAGAGGTGATGCGGGATGCGATGCACCGCGCCGCGGGCATCAGCAGCGGCGGATTCGCGATGCCGTTCCACTACGGCGACCGCGAGCTGCGCATGGTCGCGCAGTCGAGCCCCACCGGCACGCAGTACCTGCAGGCCGTCGGTACGGCCATGGGTGCGGTGCGCGAAGGGACCGACGAAGTGGTGTACGTTTCGTCCGGGGAAGGCGCCACGAGCGAAGGAGAGTTCCATGAAGCACTGAACTGGGCCTCGCGCGAACACCTGCCGGTGATATTCCTGATCCAGAACAACGGGTATGCGATCTCCGTCCCGGTGGAAGACCAGGTCTCAGGCGGGTCGGTCTATAAGATGACGCAGGGCTACGAAGGGTTGAAGCGGTTTGAAGTGGACGGGAGTGATTTCCCGGAGATCCTGCGTGTGACTGCGGAAGCGGTGGCCCTGGCACGTGCAGGGAAAGGCCCGGTCCTGATCGAAGCGCATACGGTGCGACTTCTACCGCACTCATCGTCTGATGACCAGCGGAAGTACCGTCCGGCCGATGACCTCGCCGAGGACGCGCAGCGCGACCCGATCCCGCTGATGGAGAGATATCTGATCGAGCAAGGGGTCTTTACCGCGGACGATGCTGCTGCGATCCGCAAGGAGATGCAGGAGCGGATCGACCGGGCGGCGGTGGAGACGGAATTGCTTCCGCTGCCCGATGCGGCAGACGTTGAACGGTACGTCTATGCGCCTGCACCGGTGGAACTCCCTGCGGAGCCGGCACCCGTGCCGGCGGATGCCCCGCGCGTTGTGCTCGTCGATGCGATCAATCATGCGCTCGCGGAGGAACTCGAGCGCAACCCCGCGATGCTCGTCTATGGCGAGGACGTGGGTGGTGGCAAGGGAGGGGTGTTCACGGCAACGCGTGGCCTCGCCGCGAAGTTCGGGGATGCGCGTGTCTTCAATTCACAACTGGCCGAGGCTTCGATCATCGGCACGGCCATCGGATTGAGCGTTCGCGGGACCTTCAAGCCGGTGGTGGAGATCCAATTCGGCGACTACATCTGGCCCGCGTTCATGCAGATCCGGAACGAAGTGGCGATGCTCCGGTACCGCTCCAATAACCATTGGAGTTGTCCGATGGTGATCCGTGCGGCGGTGGGCGGGTATATCCATGGCGGACTCTATCATAGCCAGTCCATCGATGGGTTCTTCACGCACATCCCCGGTCTGCGTGTGGTGTATCCCTCCTGTGCCGCTGATGCGAAAGGGTTACTCAAGACCGCGTGCCGCTCCGACGACCCGGTCCTGTTCCTTGAACACAAGGGGCTGTACCGGCAGAGTTTCGCTGCGTCGCCGGAACCACCTGCGGATCATCTCCTCCCATTCGGTGTGGCGTCCATCAAGCGCGCTGGCGAGGACCTCACGGTGATCACCTGGGGGATGCTCGTCCAGCGATCGCTCGAAGCCGCACGGAAGATCGAAGAGCGGCTCGGGGCGTCGGTCGAGGTCATCGATCTGCGCACACTGAACCCGCTCGATCGTGGCACGATCCTGGCGTCCGTGCGGAAGACGGGGAAGGTCATCGTGGCGCACGAAGATACGCTGACGGGAGGGTTCGGTGCGGAGATCGCTGCGATCATCGCCGCGGAAGCATTCGACCGGCTCGACGCGCCCGTTCTGCGCGTGG
Above is a window of Ignavibacteriota bacterium DNA encoding:
- the hybB gene encoding Ni/Fe-hydrogenase cytochrome b subunit, with amino-acid sequence MHAHLKPTPMKGKFFTPGVIILTIIALNGLVFLAGRFFFGIGAVTNLNNQYPWGLWIAVDVAAGVALAAGGFTTAALGHVMHREEYHVILRPALLTAMLGYTFVATAVFIDIGRWYFIWHPLIMWNGSSALFEVGICVMIYMSVLYIEFLPMVTERFIGRVALPGFLSMLNAPLDRLLRLLDRTLERSMFVFIIAGVVLSTLHQSSLGTLMVIAGSKMHPLWQTPVLPLLFLLSAISVGFPMVIFESMIASRSFKQKVEIDVLSRLGGLVAPILGVYLAFKLGDMFIRETFVYLQAFSVESVMWTLEVVLGIVIPLRMFLSRAVLKSPILLFIASALVILGVALNRINNFVVAYTPPYQFGSYFPSIGEISVTVGFIALLVLIYRIYVMIFPVISVPEGPVTPQTKYAIRGKK
- a CDS encoding HAMP domain-containing protein; this encodes MVVMVALALATISIHSSHLRDNVQMSAVRISDLMVRSTKHSMLKNDKGEMQEILRAIGDEPGIHGLRIMNKDGRVVFAADTAELRSHVTIEDKACRTCHDGGAVRPGPYDQREEYEIVTRPDGERILTLVTPIMNEASCWTAACHAHDAATSVLGILDVRMSMETMDASLAESRNQFIALSVAAVLVIASVSGAFLWWFVRRPVRILIDGMETVTAGNLDKRLPVHSADELGQLAGAFNAMTEELARARQEITEWSGTLEAKVREKTADLERIHRSMLSVEKMASLGNLAASVAHEINNPLEGILTFAKLSIKRLQRLALPREQAEGLIGDLQLVADEAQRCGSIVKNMLVFARPQRATLEPVALGTILERCRMLVQHYAEMHNVEISVASSPDDALVYDPGQIQQVLMVLMINGIEAIALASPRPAAALINVDARPDPDGDMMRIRVADTGIGMSDEVRGRIFEPFFTTKADGRGVGLGLAIAYGIIGRHHGSIEVDTAPGAGSTFTVLLPRRQSATVAIDLSAVS
- a CDS encoding 4Fe-4S dicluster domain-containing protein encodes the protein MKAQDRRSFLKTAAVVGTAAVGMGTSTAAAAPKNILSPDRMGVLVDTTVCVGCRNCEHACKTAHGLPTEPLSSYGDRSVLGQMRRPDDTALCVVNEYDNPKNPDLPYDVKVQCMHCDHPACLSACIVGAFSKNENGSVVWDTDKCIGCRYCMAACPFQIPAFEYHKALDPEIRKCDFCIERTTKGELPACVSICPVEALTYGPRDEVIRIAKQRIKTYGDRYVDHIYGEHEVGGTSWMYLAGRDFKDLGFPKLSPSTAPGVSEAIQHGIFAYFMPPVALYAILGAIMWMTKTRKEEGL
- a CDS encoding cytochrome c3 family protein, with translation MRTRVLSLVTIIAFLCTAPASGQGSKWDKHAPPRKADISCQTCHGGSAPTKTNPALLPCPRSRILPGFHPDQSGPEVLVMSKVSKEYGPVVFSHKLHAEMSTMSGGCYGCHHYNSTSMTILSCRECHPANRARTDISMPDLKGAYHRQCMDCHRQWSKATDCQSCHLKRDARQSTEESLQAARLKGKSHPELPLPKRVVYETRSQRGSFVTFFHNDHAERFSLECSDCHKSESCVRCHDRTKGGAQADTSRKVKTQRTMEAMHAPCFSCHGQDKCEECHVDQPKEAFDHAKSAGWALNRFHRALSCQKCHGQSKRFTKVDTKCASCHKGWLPGSFKHEITTLKLDGTHRELDCESCHLEGNFANPPSCAGCHDDKAYPAQKPGTTVKAAVK
- a CDS encoding response regulator; this encodes MAHTADILVVDDERVILDAVSKICSLEGYRVAQAPEASVAAHMLESGTYGLMLCDIMMPQMDGFQLLEIARKRAPGMPVIMATGYSTVENAVRSLREGAIDFVPKPFTSDELLSAVGRAVRYRTIAEALHAVGQGPADPALLIVPCPPKYQRLGYASWVVLEDGGTALIGLTHLFLRILERIDALDLQPVNAEIAQGTTCAQVRTPDGLSHSVLAPVSGRIVEVNPAATPDAIEKDPYFAGWLYRCIPSDVDYEMPQLTPFSAGTLF